In Citrus sinensis cultivar Valencia sweet orange chromosome 2, DVS_A1.0, whole genome shotgun sequence, a single genomic region encodes these proteins:
- the LOC102608763 gene encoding equilibrative nucleotide transporter 3-like isoform X3 has product MAILAYNESKIDTRKRNITGYIIFFASTLALLLLDLATSGEGGLGPFLGVCVFVALFGVADAHVQGGIVGDLSFMYPEFMQSFFAGLAASGALTSGLRLLTKAAFEKSHDGLRKGVMLFLAICTSFEFVCILLYAFFFPKLPIVKYFRSKAASEGSKTVSADLAAAGIQTKAAQAEDEAKQYERLSNKQLFIQNFDYALDLFLIYVLTLSIFPGFLYENTGQHRLGEWYSLVLIASYNVWDLIARYIPLVKCVKLESRKGLMITILCRFLLVPAFYFTAKYGDQGWMIFLTSFLGLTNGYLTVCVMTVAPKGYKGPEQNALGNILVLFLLGGLFAGVALDWLWLIGKKDGF; this is encoded by the exons TTGGATTTAGCCACATCTGGAGAAGGAGGACTTGGACCTTTTCTTGGTGTATGTGTGTTTGTTGCTTTGTTTGGAGTCGCAGATGCCCATGTTCAAGGTGGTATTGTTGGGGACTTATCCTTCATGTACCCTGAATTCATGCAG TCTTTCTTTGCTGGTTTGGCTGCATCAGGTGCTCTAACCTCTGGTTTGAGGTTACTAACAAAGGCTGCGTTTGAAAAGTCTCATGATGGTCTTCGCAAGGGAGTTA TGTTATTCCTGGCAATATGTACATCGTTTGAGTTTGTATgtattctcctatatgcattTTTCTTCCCAAAACTCCCAATAGTCAAGTACTTTCGCTCAAAGGCTGCTTCAGAAGGATCAAAAACTGTTTCAGCTGATCTTGCAGCTGCTGGCATCCAAACAAAAGCAGCCCAg GCTGAAGATGAAGCCAAACAATATGAACGGTTGAGCAATAAGCAACTATTCATCCAGAATTTTGATTATGCTCTGGACCTGTTTCTGATTTACGTGCTGACTTTGTCCATTTTTCCGGGATTCTTATATGAAAATACTGGACAGCACCGGTTGGGTGAATG GTATTCGCTTGTTCTGATAGCATCATACAACGTGTGGGATCTAATAGCAAGATACATTCCCCTCGTGAAATGCGTGAAATTGGAATCCAGAAAGGGCCTTATGATCACTATTCTCTGTCGTTTCTTACTCGTCCCTGCATTTTACTTCACTGCTAAATATGGTGATCAGGGATGGATGATCTTTCTCACTTCCTTCTTGGGATTAACAAATGGTTACCTGACAGTATGTGTTATGACAGTAGCACCCAAAGGTTACAAG GGACCTGAGCAAAATGCACTGGGTAACATACTTGTGTTATTTCTCCTGGGCGGCTTATTTGCCGGGGTTGCTCTTGACTGGCTGTGGCTCATTGGTAAGAAAGACGGCTTTTAA